One stretch of Alcaligenes faecalis DNA includes these proteins:
- a CDS encoding diacylglycerol kinase, with translation MSDSPFKSKGGLGRLFNALRYSSQGLAAALRHEAAFRQELALAVILTPLAFWLGQTPAEIQVLLGTLVFVLVVELLNSALEALADTITLEHHPLIGRAKDLASAAVLLSLIFAGAVWLSFLYSRLLS, from the coding sequence ATGTCAGACTCTCCATTCAAAAGCAAAGGTGGTTTGGGCCGCCTGTTCAATGCCTTGCGCTACTCCAGTCAAGGCCTGGCCGCTGCCCTGCGCCACGAGGCTGCCTTTCGCCAGGAACTGGCATTGGCTGTCATCCTGACTCCACTGGCATTCTGGCTGGGGCAAACCCCGGCGGAGATTCAGGTCTTGCTGGGCACACTGGTCTTTGTGCTGGTGGTGGAGCTGTTGAACTCGGCCCTGGAGGCCCTGGCTGACACCATTACCCTGGAGCATCACCCCTTGATCGGGCGCGCCAAGGACCTAGCCAGTGCTGCCGTGCTGCTGTCCCTTATTTTTGCTGGTGCCGTCTGGCTCAGCTTTTTGTATAGCCGTTTACTTTCCTGA
- the pyrF gene encoding orotidine-5'-phosphate decarboxylase → MTFIEKLNRAWTDNQSMLMVGLDPDPARLPLELASKPGAIYEFCKAIVDVTADYTCGIKPQIAYFAAQGAEDQLQDLCDYIRSRYPHLPIVLDAKRGDVGSTAEQYAREAFERYRADAVTVSPYMGFDSVEPYLEHKDKGVIVLCRTSNPGGSDLQFMEMADGTPLYLHVASLVAEKWNTNGQCALVVGATFPEEIGKVRARIGDMPLLVPGIGAQGGDVVATVAAGMDSQGNGMMINSSRAILYASRGDDWRDAAQAAAIATRNAINDARNKQR, encoded by the coding sequence ATGACATTCATAGAAAAACTGAACCGTGCCTGGACGGACAACCAATCCATGCTGATGGTGGGTCTGGACCCAGACCCTGCCCGCTTGCCTTTGGAGCTGGCCAGCAAACCCGGCGCGATTTATGAGTTCTGCAAAGCGATTGTGGACGTCACCGCCGACTACACCTGCGGCATCAAGCCACAGATTGCCTACTTTGCCGCTCAGGGTGCCGAGGATCAGTTGCAAGACCTGTGCGACTACATTCGCAGCCGCTACCCTCACCTGCCCATTGTGCTGGATGCCAAACGTGGGGACGTGGGTTCGACAGCCGAACAGTACGCACGCGAAGCTTTTGAACGCTACCGCGCGGATGCCGTCACGGTCAGCCCTTACATGGGTTTTGACTCGGTAGAGCCGTATCTGGAGCACAAGGACAAGGGCGTGATCGTGCTGTGCCGCACTTCCAACCCCGGTGGCTCGGACCTGCAATTCATGGAAATGGCTGACGGCACCCCGCTGTACCTGCACGTGGCCAGCCTGGTGGCAGAGAAATGGAATACGAACGGCCAATGTGCTTTGGTGGTCGGCGCAACCTTCCCCGAGGAAATCGGTAAAGTGCGTGCCCGTATTGGCGATATGCCTTTGCTGGTGCCCGGCATTGGTGCACAAGGTGGCGATGTGGTCGCAACCGTTGCTGCCGGTATGGACTCGCAAGGTAACGGCATGATGATCAACTCTTCGCGCGCCATCCTGTACGCCAGCCGTGGCGATGACTGGCGTGATGCGGCACAAGCTGCGGCAATTGCTACGCGCAATGCCATTAATGACGCACGCAACAAGCAACGTTGA